The following are encoded together in the Glycine max cultivar Williams 82 chromosome 8, Glycine_max_v4.0, whole genome shotgun sequence genome:
- the LOC100814232 gene encoding uncharacterized protein LOC100814232, translating into MAMALVSLSTILTPPSSSSSSFSSPKPSSSSIVRFRPLTPLPRFRRHLVRMAPDEEKMTRRSPLDFPIEWERPKPGRRPDIFPQFSPMKTPLPPPLPADPPEEDEEEEEKKEEEEEPEKEEPDKPDKPEKQ; encoded by the exons ATGGCCATGGCTTTGGTGAGCCTCAGCACCATTCTCACAccgccttcttcttcttcttcttcgttttcttctccaaaaccttcttcttcctccatcgTTCGGTTTCGCCCTCTCACTCCCCTTCCTCGCTTTCGGAGGCACCTCGTTCGTATGGCTCCCGATGAGGAGAAGATGACTCGTCGCTCCCCTCTCGATTTCCCCATC GAGTGGGAAAGGCCTAAACCTGGACGAAGGCCGGATATATTCCCTCAATTTAGTCCTATGAAGACACCTTTGCCGCCTCCGTTGCCCGCAGATCCTCCagaagaggatgaagaggaggaagaaaagaaagaggaagaggaagaaccTGAAAAGGAGGAGCCAGATAAGCCAGACAAGCCAGAAAAGCAATAG